One window of Vitis riparia cultivar Riparia Gloire de Montpellier isolate 1030 chromosome 5, EGFV_Vit.rip_1.0, whole genome shotgun sequence genomic DNA carries:
- the LOC117915129 gene encoding CRIB domain-containing protein RIC5-like encodes MSTKVKGLLKGLRYISQIFENEKEPEMQIGFPTDVKHVAHIGWDGPSVSSPSWMNEFKSTPETLSAPLTSNGVAKEISVDEDINRTEGEKPPTSKEKQRRRRSSSSGGAFPLDSPARNPSDAPKHSRRHHSSGGSVISDNQDGSTRSSRRHHNLSGLESTSRDGPGVPKQSRRRKSKGSSGGGSSRSRSKGQASLTDVDPFSESGLLSGTKHGTKNSTELYPVSVLEVFEEENECDEISKNFAIGKV; translated from the exons ATGTCAACAAAGGTGAAGGGCCTCTTGAAGGGCCTAAGATACATTTCACAAATATTTG aaaatgaaaaagaaccCGAGATGCAGATTGGCTTTCCCACGGACGTGAAGCATGTTGCACACATAGGATGGGATGGCCCGTCTGTAAGTTCGCCGAGTTGG ATGAATGAGTTCAAATCCACTCCTGAAACCTTATCCGCCCCATTAACATCTAATGGAGTTGCAAAGGAAATTTCTGTAGATGAAG ATATAAATAGGACAGAAGGCGAAAAGCCGCCGACTTCTAAGGAAAAGCAAAGGAGACGCCGTTCATCATCATCGGGTGGCGCCTTTCCATTGGATTCCCCAGCTCGGAATCCTTCTGATGCGCCAAAACACAGCAGGCGCCACCACTCTTCGGGTGGATCTGTCATTTCCGACAACCAAGATGGGAGCACAAGATCATCAAGGCGGCACCACAACTTAAGCGGGCTGGAGTCAACCTCACGAGATGGGCCTGGAGTCCCAAAACAGTCGCGCCGGAGGAAATCAAAGGGGTCATCTGGAGGTGGGTCAAGTAGGTCAAGGTCAAAAGGCCAGGCGTCGCTAACTGATGTTGATCCCTTCTCGGAATCTGGACTTCTGTCTGGAACCAAACATGGAACGAAGAACAGCACCGAGTTGTACCCGGTTTCGGTTTTGGAAGTTTTTGAAGAAGAGAATGAGTGCGATGAGATTTCAAAGAACTTCGCGATTGGTAAAGTATAG